The stretch of DNA GATCGAGGAGCGCACCGACGCGCGCGCCCAGCCGGTGGAGACCTACGCCGAGAGCCTGTGGCAGGCCGTCATCGAGGCGGACGAGCACGAGGCGACAGACGTGGTGATGGCCGCGCTGGACGCGGGCGTCGACCCCGAGGCGATCCTGCTCGACATCGTGGGTGCGACCCAGCGGCGGGTCGGGATGGAGTGGGCAGCGAACCGGATCAGCGTCGCGCAGGAGCACGCCGCCACCGCCATCAACGAGCGGGTGATCGTGCACCTGTCCGGCCGGTTGCCCCGGCAACAGCCGACCCGGGCCCGCGTCGCCGTCGCATGCGTGGACGGCGAGTGGCACGCGCTGCCGGCCCGACTGCTGGCCGAGGTGCTGACCCTGCGCGGGTTCCGGGTGGACTACCTGGGCGCGCAGGTCCCGACCCCGCATCTGATCACCCACCTGCACCGGACCAGCCCGGACGTGGTGGCGCTGTCCGGGTCGATCCCGACCCGGCTGCCGGTCGCGCATGCGACGATCACCGCCTGCCAGAGCGCCGGCGTACCCGTCATCGTCGGCGGCTCTGCCTTCGGCGTCGGTGGCCGATGGGCCACCCTGCTGGGCGCCGATGCGTGGGCTCCGGACGCGGCCGCGGCGGTGGAGCGGCTCAGCCGGCCGCTGCCCCGCCCGCAGGCCCCGCACCAGCCGATCGACGACCTCCCGCACCTGGCCGACCAGGAGTACACCATGGTCGCGCGCAGCGCCCCGCGGCTCGTCCGCGCGGTGATGACCGGGCTGGAGGAGCGGCTGCCGATGATGCGCGACTACTCCGACCTCCAGCGCCAGCACACCGCCGAGGACGTCGCCCAGATCGTCGACTTCCTCGCCGCCGCGCTCTACGTCGGCGACGCGGCGCTGTTCTGCGACTTCCTCGCCTGGACGGCCGAGGTCCTCGAGGCCCGCGCCGTCCCCGCCCGCTCGCTGGTGCCGGCCGTGGAGTTGCTGCGCGACGAGCTGCGGGACTTCGAGCGTGCTGTCGCGATGCTGGACCAGGCTTGGGGACTGTTGCAGCCTCGGTGAGGTGTCGTCGCCGGCGCCGTCCGGGGACCACCGTCGTGATCTTGCTGTCCGGGTGTGTCCTCTCCGACTGACCGAAGACGTCCCGCACGGAGCCGTCCGCGTGCGAGGCTGTGCCCCATGCGCGACGTACGCCGACGCCTCGGGCCGCTGGGCTGGACCGGCGTCTGCCTGACCGCGGTCGCCGTGCTGGTGGTGGTCTTCGCCGTCGTGGCGGCCCACCGCACGACCGACGGACCGTCCGTGCGCCTCTCGGACGGCGCGCACCACCTCTCGCTGCCCGCCCACAGGACCTACGGCATCTACGTCGACGACGCGGACAACAGCGGGTACAGCGAGACGTGCAGCGCCACCGACGACCGTGGCGGCTCGATCCGGATGCGCGACAGCTCCTGGTCGATCTCCTCCTCGGACACCGAGATGCTGGACCTCGTCTACGACACCGGCTCGGGCGATCTCGTCCTCACCTGCTCGGTCCCGGGCGAGATCGTCACCACGCGCCCCGTCCCCGCGAACGCGCTGGTGCTGCTCGGCGTGGCCGGCGTCGCGGTGGGGATCGCCGGCATCGTGCTCGTCATCGTCGGGCTGAGCCGTCGGCGGCGCGACGTACCTGCTCCGACGCCGGGGCAGGTGCGTCGGAGCCGTGGCGGGAGCCCGCCACGAAGCTGGTTCGCACTCGGTTTCCTCCTTGCCGGCATCGTCCTCGCCTTCTCGGCTCCGTCACGCTTCACCATGCCGCTCCTGGTGGTCACCGCCTTGCTGAGCCAGCACATCCGCGACGGCGAACCGCGCGACCGCGCGGCTCGGGCGGGCGGCGCGGTGTTCTACAGCTGCGTCGCCGTGGGCGTGGTGCTGCACGTCGTCCTCTACCCGGACCGGCACCCCGCTGTGGTGATGTGGTCGGTGATCATCGTCGGGGGAGTGGTGAGCGTGCCCGTCGCCCGACGATTCAGTACGGTCGACGCCGTGCCGTGAGGCCCGGCTCCGTGGTCAATCGCTCAGGAAGGTGGTCCGCAGGCCTCGTGGTGCGGCCCGGTCCGACCGTTTGTCGCGGAGGAGCGGGAACGCCTGTTGGCGCGCGTGACAGGCTGGACCGGTGCCCAACCGACTCGCGTCAGCGACCTCGCCGTACCTGCTCCAGCACGCCGACAACCCCGTCGAGTGGTGGGAGTGGGAGCCGGCGGCGTTCGAGGAGGCGAGGCGGCGGGATGTGCCCGTGCTGTTGAGCGTCGGGTACGCCGCCTGTCACTGGTGCCACGTGATGGCGCACGAGTCGTTCGAGGATGCCGCGACGGCGGCGTACATGAACGAGCACTTCGTGAGCATCAAGGTCGATCGCGAGGAGCGGCCGGACGTGGACGCGGTCTACATGGCCGCCACCACCGCGATGACGGGGCAGGGTGGGTGGCCGATGACGTGCGTGCTCGACCACGAGGGAAACCCGTTCTTCGCCGGCACCTACTTCCCCGACCAGCCGCGGCACGGGCAGCCGGCCTTCACCCAGGTCCTCCAGGCGCTCAGCGAGGCGTGGCGCGAGCGGCGGGACGAGGTGGCGGGGGTCGCCGAGAACATCAGGGCGCATCTCGCCTCGGGCGGCTCGGCGTTCGAGGGTACGGCGGAGGTCGACCTGGCCGCTGCGATCGAGACGCTGGCGGGTCAGTTCGATCCGATGGCCGGCGGGTTCGGCGGGGCGCCGAAGTTCCCGCCGTCGATGGTGCTGGAGTTCCTTCGGCTCGCCTCGACAGGGCTCGCCTCGACAGGACTGGCCTCGACAGGTTCGGCCGACGGCGCGGACCGGGCGCGGCACATGCTGCACCGCACCGCGACGGCGATGGCCGGCGGCGGCATGTACGACCAGCTCGGCGGCGGCTTCGCGCGCTACAGCGTCGACCGCGGCTGGGTGGTCCCGCACTTCGAGAAGATGCTCTACGACAACGCCCAGCTCGTCGGGCTCTACGCCCGGCTCGGCACAGCGCTCGGCGATCGGGTCGCGCGCGAGAGCGCCGACTGGATGATCCGCGAGCTCGGGCTGGGCACACCGGGAACCGCCGACGGCGGGTTCGCCTCCGCGCTGGACGCCGACTCCGACGACGGCAGCGGCCGGCACGTCGAGGGCGCGTTCTACGCCTGGACACCCGGGCAGCTGACCGAGGCGCTCGGCGTCGAGCGCGGCGCCTGGGCGGCGCAGGTCTTCGACGTGACCGAGCAGGGCACCTTCGAGCACGGTACGTCGACGCTGCAACTGCGCCACCAGCCGCCCGCCGAGGAGCAGCGGCGCCTCGCCGAGGTCAGGGCGCGGCTGTTCGACGTACGCGAGCAGCGCCCGCGCCCCGCGCGCGACGACAAGGTGGTGGCGGCGTGGAACGGACTGGCCATCAGCGGCCTGTGCGACGCCGGGCTGCTGCTGGACGAGCAGCGGTACGTCGACGCCGCGGCCGCGGCCGGCGAGCTGCTGCTGCGGGTGCACCGGGATGCCGACGGACGGTTGCTGCGGGTCAGCCGCGATGGCGTCGCCGGCCGGCACGCCGGGGTGCTGGAGGACTACGGCTGCGTGGCGATGGGCTTCCTCAGCCTCGTCCAGGCGACGGCGGATCCGCGCTGGCTGGCCGCCGCCACCGAGCTGCTCGACGACGCACTGGCACGGTTCCGCGCCGACGACGGCGGCTTCTTCGACACCGCCGCCGACGCCGAGACCCTCGTCACCCGGCCACGCGACGCGGGCGACAACGCGTCGCCCTCAGGCATCAGCGCGATGATCCACGCCCTGGTCACGGCCCACGCCCTGACCGGCGAGGGCCGCTACCGGCAGGCAGCCGAGGAAGCGCTCGCCACCGTGGCCCCGTTGATCGCGCAGGCGCCGCGGTTCGCGGGCTGGTCGCTGGTCGCGGCGACCGTGATGGCCCACGGCCCCGACGAGATAGCGGTCGTCGGCCCGGCGGGGCCGGAGCGCGATGCGCTGGCGGCCAAGGCACGCCGCCGGCCCGGGGCGGTCGTCGTCGTCGCCGAGGGACCGGTCGCGGGCATTCCGCTGCTCGAGGGCCGTACGGCGGTCGGGGGCGAGCCCGCGGCGTACGTCTGCCGGGGGTTCGTCTGCGAGCGGCCGGTCGTCGATCCGGCGCTGTTGTGAGTGTGAGCGAGGCGCGGGCGCCGCGCTGACACTCGCGACTCAGCGCAGCGAGTACGTCGCCAGCGAGACGCCGGTGTAGTGCGCCGCGAAGGCCAGGATCGTGAACGCGTGGAACACCTCGTGGAACCCGAACACGCGGGGCCAGGGGTTGGGCCGCTTGAAGCCGTAGACCACACCGCCGAAGGTGTAGAGCG from Nocardioides sp. BP30 encodes:
- a CDS encoding cobalamin B12-binding domain-containing protein, which translates into the protein MAETIEERTDARAQPVETYAESLWQAVIEADEHEATDVVMAALDAGVDPEAILLDIVGATQRRVGMEWAANRISVAQEHAATAINERVIVHLSGRLPRQQPTRARVAVACVDGEWHALPARLLAEVLTLRGFRVDYLGAQVPTPHLITHLHRTSPDVVALSGSIPTRLPVAHATITACQSAGVPVIVGGSAFGVGGRWATLLGADAWAPDAAAAVERLSRPLPRPQAPHQPIDDLPHLADQEYTMVARSAPRLVRAVMTGLEERLPMMRDYSDLQRQHTAEDVAQIVDFLAAALYVGDAALFCDFLAWTAEVLEARAVPARSLVPAVELLRDELRDFERAVAMLDQAWGLLQPR
- a CDS encoding thioredoxin domain-containing protein, giving the protein MPNRLASATSPYLLQHADNPVEWWEWEPAAFEEARRRDVPVLLSVGYAACHWCHVMAHESFEDAATAAYMNEHFVSIKVDREERPDVDAVYMAATTAMTGQGGWPMTCVLDHEGNPFFAGTYFPDQPRHGQPAFTQVLQALSEAWRERRDEVAGVAENIRAHLASGGSAFEGTAEVDLAAAIETLAGQFDPMAGGFGGAPKFPPSMVLEFLRLASTGLASTGLASTGSADGADRARHMLHRTATAMAGGGMYDQLGGGFARYSVDRGWVVPHFEKMLYDNAQLVGLYARLGTALGDRVARESADWMIRELGLGTPGTADGGFASALDADSDDGSGRHVEGAFYAWTPGQLTEALGVERGAWAAQVFDVTEQGTFEHGTSTLQLRHQPPAEEQRRLAEVRARLFDVREQRPRPARDDKVVAAWNGLAISGLCDAGLLLDEQRYVDAAAAAGELLLRVHRDADGRLLRVSRDGVAGRHAGVLEDYGCVAMGFLSLVQATADPRWLAAATELLDDALARFRADDGGFFDTAADAETLVTRPRDAGDNASPSGISAMIHALVTAHALTGEGRYRQAAEEALATVAPLIAQAPRFAGWSLVAATVMAHGPDEIAVVGPAGPERDALAAKARRRPGAVVVVAEGPVAGIPLLEGRTAVGGEPAAYVCRGFVCERPVVDPALL